ACTTAAAAATTGGATATTTTTCTTACACGTCACAATACTTCATACATTCTAGAATTTGACATTTCTTAATATAATCTTGTATCACGTTCCCACTACATTTGGAAAACATGTTTTCGTATATTTCTTACACGGAATGTTTATAATGTTAATGTAGTTTTCCTCCTTTTCTCTCTGAAAATTTATTGGTTTTGCTTTCTATCAAGccgattaaagcaagttttgGACTGTTTCCTTATCAAGATCCTTTGTTTCACTCTTTCTGTCTAAATCatttttacagttttttttGCACATATGTTTTTTTACTGTAAAAGTTGGTAAGTTTagattcaaattttgaaatttgaatcttCGTTCAGTAgccaatttttttgttttacatttagACTGGattgatttgttataatttactCTTAAGGTGAACGAGGGAAAACGGATTTACGTGGATTTTCATGttcatttttacatatttatgagcgattaaaaattatgattcgtcaaataaatatatttttttcatgtatttacacaaatttaaattgatttttgaaaaaaatgtcatATTTGACATTGAGTGTAATATCACAATAAAATGAATtctgtatatttttcttttattaataatataaattaacaaatattataaatgaaaataaaggtaTATTTCATGTCGAGATTCTGTCACAagtaattttagttattttcttgGCATGCCTAAGAGATTTTGAAGCTCATAAAATACATCATAAACAACACACAATATTTGGCCATATTGTTTCACCTTTATGGGAGCATTATATAGTCATTAAATATTGTTAGTTGATTgatgatatattaattttcctTCACAAGTATAAACTTAGTTCTCGGTACAAAAGATGTAGTCTACGAGTTTCTTTTGAAGTTTTTAGAGTGTTTAGTGCATTGAATGAGAAGTTAGGACTTTTGTTGTAGGAGAGAGAGTATTCTGGAACATTGTTTTAGGTGAGTAGTCATGCTTTATCGATCATCATGATAAGGTTTAAACACGAAGTTAGAGACGAAGATGAAATAACCATTACACAGGAAAACAATTTCCTACTGTTATAACTTTGTGGTTAGATGCATGATCACTATGAATGAGGTTGAAGAAGTAGGTACATATGAAAACCTTATCGATGAAGAAGATATATGAAAATGAGAAGTAAGCGATTCCAATGATCATACTCTCCATAACTAATTCCAAttgactttaattttatttttcaattaattttaatttttttctacttataatatttttatcaataaatacattattaataaatatcattttatattatttttatagaatattttaataattttttctacctaaacttttacaaattttaatttcaaatttactttcaatcaaattcaaattctatataaaaaaaataacacacagTTTAGTCTCAAATTAATCAAATCTCTCTCTCAAATATTTTCTCCTTTATCAAACATacctaaaaatttaataaccaaACTTACCGCTAAAATTTATGAATTGGAACAttcttttatattcaattttatgaatcggaacattattttatattctgtGACAACATATAATGACTCTTTCTTTAAAAAACTAGATTATCATTTACTTATTTGTCACTAGTTATTTCTCATTAGAAAAtgttaaacttatattttatgagTTATACATACAAGCATAGAAAAAAATTTTGATTacttatatagtttatatatcatttcttaaattatatatttaatttcagtAAATAGCAGTGTATCATCTATACTCGTTATTCTTTTTAAATCCTTATATCaaactataataaatatttgtagtgAAACctttttggaaatatttttaatgatttttttaggaCTTTCTTTAAAAGAATACTAAACTCTTTTCctctctaatttatttttattttaaaattgaattcgtatataaataattaaagatagcCTTATGGattataatataactaaaatatatgcatctacaaaatatatatatatattacaaatttcaatCATAATGTAAGCTAACGTATTTGATTAAATGGGAACATATTTAGAAATCATTTTCCAACAAAAAACATTTTGAGCATTGAGATAAAACTATTTGCATGGTATTCAGTTGTCTGTGAAGTCTTAATATAAAGAATATTGAAGCTTTGTGCctcttttaaattaatgtaaaactgTATAAACACAATCCTTTTACAACATTACCCAttgcacaaataaataaataaaaaaaaaagtttttacaAATGAAATCATTTGAGCATCATAATCCTTGCAAATTCGTCAAAGCTAACTTGCCCATCCCCATCCAAATCTGCCTCTCTAATCATTTGTTCTGCCTCTTCGTCTGTCAGCCTCTCTCCCATATTCATCATCACATGCCTCAGCTGAAAAACATCACAACCAAATTAACATATCAAAGATTGAATGAATGAGCACAAATCAAAACCACGAATAAGATAACCTTTTCTTTACCTCAATGGCAGATATGTATCCGTCTTGATCTCTATCAAACACTTTGAAGGCTTCTTTCAGCTCTTCAGATAAAGTTTCCTATAAATTTATACGATCGTTAGCCTCAAAGAGCTAAATTTAATCACTgtttatctaatatatatatgtttatctATCTTaccttcatttttctactcatAATATTCAAGAACTCCTCAAAATCTATACTTCCATTCCCATCGAGGTCCACTTCACTGATCATGTCTTGGATTTCTTCTTTTGTCGGGTTCCCTACTATTGATCGGAAAACGGCTGTCAATTCGTCCACGCTAATGAATCCTATACACCACCAGAGGGTCCAACAAGTCAAAATCCAAAACCCCTTTTAAcatcaaaatggaaaaacaaagATGCAAAAAGAACACACCATCACAATCCTTGTCAATGAGGCAAAAGGCTTCTTGGAATTCAGCTATTTGATCATCTGTCATTGCACCTGCCATTACTTCTTATGCAGTATCAACTAACTGAGTTGGGAAAGCAACAAAAAAATCTGAATGACCAATGTGTTCTTGCACGGTTATCTTTGATTGAACTGAACCTGCATAATCAttcttacatatatatatagatggGTCATGTGATGTGGCCAGTTTTTTCAAATAGTCAAAGATGCAATTCAAACTAAGAGGCTACTTTTCTTCAGCAGGGAAATTTTCAAGTCAGACTTGGTGTTTGATCTCAATTATTCATTCACAAAGTCAATGAAAATGCGACTTCAAAGTTCTTCCCCCGGTTATGTATTAGCCTACAATTTATGAGAAAGTAATAGTTTTGTCTGGCCATGGAACTGC
The sequence above is drawn from the Vigna radiata var. radiata cultivar VC1973A chromosome 3, Vradiata_ver6, whole genome shotgun sequence genome and encodes:
- the LOC106757626 gene encoding calmodulin-3 is translated as MAGAMTDDQIAEFQEAFCLIDKDCDGFISVDELTAVFRSIVGNPTKEEIQDMISEVDLDGNGSIDFEEFLNIMSRKMKETLSEELKEAFKVFDRDQDGYISAIELRHVMMNMGERLTDEEAEQMIREADLDGDGQVSFDEFARIMMLK